A single region of the Brassica rapa cultivar Chiifu-401-42 chromosome A03, CAAS_Brap_v3.01, whole genome shotgun sequence genome encodes:
- the LOC103858900 gene encoding glucuronokinase 1, with amino-acid sequence MDQDLKSTTGTAAIEHRSFARIGFLGNPSDVYFGRTISFTIGNFWASVKLEPSEHVIIKPHPFHDLVQFNSLDHLLNRLENEGYYGGVRLLMAICKVFRNHCKDNAIQLHQRNFTLSYDTNIPRQTGLSGSSAIVSAALSCLLDFYNVRHLIKLQVRPNLVLNAEKELGIVAGLQDRVAQVYGGLVHMDFSKEHMDKLGHGIYTPMDITLLPPLHLIYAENPSDSGKVHSRVRQRWLDGDELIITSMEEVGKLAEEGRTALLEKDHSKLVQLMNRNFDLRRKMFGDECLGAMNIEMVEVARRVGAASKFTGSGGAVVVFCPEGPSQVKLLEEECKKSGFILEPVKIAPSCLNDSDIQSLG; translated from the exons GGATCGGGTTTCTGGGGAATCCTAGCGATGTATACTTCGGGCGTACCATCTCATTCACAATAGGCAACTTCTGGGCGTCAGTGAAGCTGGAGCCATCGGAACATGTGATAATAAAGCCACATCCATTCCACGATCTCGTCCAGTTCAACTCTCTCGACCATCTC CTGAACCGCTTGGAGAATGAAGGTTACTACGGTGGTGTTAGGCTGCTAATGGCCATTTGTAAAGTGTTCCGTAACCATTGCAAAGATAATGCCATTCAGCTTCATCAACGAAACTTCACTCTTTCCTACGACACCAATATCCCTAGGCAG ACAGGGCTTTCTGGTTCTAGCGCCATTGTCTCCGCTGCTCTTAGCTGCCTTCTTGACTTCTACAACGTCAGGCATCTCATCAAACTACAAGTTCGCCCTAACCTTGTTCTCAATGCTGAGAAAGAGCTTGGTATTGTCGCTGGTCTTCAGGACCGGGTTGCTCAGGTCTATGGTGGTCTTGTTCACATG GATTTTAGTAAGGAGCACATGGATAAGCTGGGACATGGGATTTACACTCCTATGGATATCACTCTCCTTCCACCTTTGCATCTTATCTATGCTGAGAATCCTAGCGACTCCGGCAAG GTACATAGTAGGGTTCGACAAAGATGGTTAGATGGCGATGAGTTGATAATCACATCAATGGAAGAGGTTGGAAAGCTAGCAGAAGAGGGTCGAACTGCCTTACTCGAAAAGGACCATTCCAAGCTCGTGCAACTCATGAACCGTAACTTCGACCTTCGGAG GAAGATGTTTGGGGACGAATGCTTAGGAGCAATGAACATAGAGATGGTGGAAGTTGCAAGGAGGGTAGGTGCAGCTTCCAAGTTCACCGGAAGTGGAGGAGCAGTTGTGGTTTTCTGTCCTGAGGGACCATCTCAGGTGAAGCTTTTGGAAGAAGAATGCAAGAAATCGGGATTCATACTTGAGCCAGTGAAGATTGCACCTTCATGCTTGAATGATTCTGACATTCAAAGCCTTGGCTGA